The Chryseobacterium nakagawai genome has a segment encoding these proteins:
- a CDS encoding serine hydrolase domain-containing protein, with protein MKNLFLFLTFLISTSDCFAQTSQIKLPTDNQLKTTLDSLVNQSASAFMQNNSRVGISIGIIKNGKPYLYNYGSTQKDKQELPTGNTVYELASITKTFSATLLAKAVLDKKAALSDDIRKYLKEDYPNLNYNGTPITLLNLANLTSGLPNWMPDKDIFGKADPDSIPYILDSIHKKYSRQDLYRDLHQVKLKVSPGSVSRHCNTAAQLLGYIMEDIYNDSYANLLKKHFVQPLKMKNTYLLGSGKRPAKMAIGYDGKGRIMPVIDWEDLRVAASIASSSSDMLKYMAFQLNEQNAIVKLSHQPTFGKIEDGAIALNWKVKKTEDGRVSISHTGGSLGFSSYMVFYPALNSGIVLLSNEADQDTQNELIILAEKIMKP; from the coding sequence ATGAAAAATCTATTCTTATTTTTAACATTTCTGATCTCTACCTCAGATTGTTTTGCTCAGACAAGTCAAATAAAATTGCCCACCGACAATCAATTAAAAACGACATTAGATTCATTGGTAAATCAATCAGCTTCTGCCTTTATGCAAAATAATTCCAGAGTGGGTATTTCAATCGGTATTATAAAAAATGGAAAGCCTTATCTTTATAATTATGGTTCTACCCAAAAGGACAAACAAGAACTGCCAACAGGAAATACCGTATATGAACTGGCTTCCATTACCAAAACATTTAGTGCAACCTTACTTGCGAAAGCCGTTCTTGATAAAAAGGCAGCCCTTAGCGATGATATACGAAAATATCTGAAGGAAGATTACCCCAATTTGAATTATAATGGAACACCTATTACACTCCTTAATCTGGCAAACCTTACTTCAGGGTTACCCAATTGGATGCCGGATAAAGATATTTTCGGAAAAGCAGATCCAGACTCCATACCTTATATTTTAGATTCTATTCACAAAAAATACAGCAGACAGGATCTTTACAGAGATCTGCATCAAGTGAAGTTAAAGGTTTCACCAGGAAGTGTTTCCAGGCATTGCAATACTGCAGCACAATTGCTGGGATACATAATGGAGGACATTTATAATGACTCGTATGCGAATCTCCTGAAAAAGCATTTTGTGCAACCCTTAAAAATGAAAAATACTTATCTCTTAGGATCTGGTAAACGGCCTGCAAAAATGGCAATTGGCTATGATGGTAAGGGACGTATTATGCCTGTAATTGATTGGGAGGATCTAAGAGTAGCCGCAAGTATAGCCTCTTCCAGTTCGGATATGTTAAAATACATGGCGTTTCAACTGAATGAGCAAAATGCTATTGTAAAGCTTAGCCACCAGCCAACTTTTGGCAAAATTGAAGATGGAGCAATTGCACTTAACTGGAAAGTAAAAAAGACAGAAGATGGCAGGGTTAGTATTTCACATACCGGGGGAAGCCTTGGGTTTAGCAGCTACATGGTATTTTATCCGGCTCTAAATTCGGGTATCGTTCTACTTTCTAATGAAGCAGATCAAGACACTCAGAATGAACTCATTATTTTAGCAGAAAAAATTATGAAACCATAA
- a CDS encoding DUF3575 domain-containing protein, whose product MKKSFLLVIILFTFYSVHAQNSETNGDPYEKKNEIKLNLISPLSGAAEIGFERYLNKHSSLGISALVVYDNTKEDDMNYYISPYYRYYFGKKYASGFFVEGFGMFTSIDRKKIYAADNLTFTEGKDVYDLALGAGLGWKFVTKKGFVLEANAGYGRLVFNANKTDHNQVIKLGLNIGYRF is encoded by the coding sequence ATGAAAAAAAGCTTTTTATTAGTAATCATTTTGTTTACTTTTTATTCTGTTCATGCTCAAAACAGTGAAACGAATGGAGATCCCTATGAGAAAAAAAATGAAATTAAATTAAATCTAATCTCGCCGTTATCCGGTGCTGCGGAAATAGGTTTTGAACGGTATCTGAACAAACATTCATCTCTGGGGATCTCTGCGTTGGTGGTATATGATAATACAAAAGAAGATGATATGAATTACTATATTTCCCCCTATTACAGATATTATTTTGGCAAAAAATATGCTTCCGGGTTTTTTGTCGAAGGATTTGGAATGTTCACATCTATTGATAGGAAAAAAATATACGCAGCAGACAACCTGACTTTCACTGAAGGTAAAGATGTTTATGATCTAGCACTGGGTGCTGGTTTGGGATGGAAGTTTGTCACAAAGAAAGGGTTTGTTTTAGAAGCCAACGCTGGTTATGGAAGACTGGTATTCAATGCAAATAAAACTGATCATAACCAAGTTATAAAGCTTGGATTGAATATTGGCTATCGATTTTAA
- a CDS encoding NAD-dependent epimerase/dehydratase family protein — MQVILGAGGDIGIPLAKELKKYTDKIRLVARNPQKVNTDDELFVADITNGDLVKNAVTGADVVYLVVGFPYDINIWRKNWPLVIDNVINACITHKAKLVFLDNVYVYDYSEIPHMQENSTMNPSSEKGKVRMIVLEKLMAAMQTKGLPLIIARSADFYGPNARNGIINTLLLTPIKKGKMMMWQSNANKIHSFTYTPDAAKATAILGNTADAYNQVWHLPTAFEKLRGKDFIKIAADLANKKPSFFLLKPWLMKIIGLFDKTIRNLVEMQYQNTQDYFFDSTKFCEKFNFTPTTYKDGMKETFESIQA, encoded by the coding sequence ATGCAAGTTATATTAGGTGCTGGTGGCGATATTGGAATTCCATTAGCAAAAGAATTAAAAAAATACACTGATAAAATTCGTTTAGTTGCCAGAAATCCCCAAAAGGTAAATACAGATGACGAACTTTTTGTTGCAGATATTACGAATGGAGATTTGGTAAAAAATGCAGTTACCGGTGCAGATGTCGTTTATTTAGTGGTAGGGTTTCCTTATGATATAAATATTTGGAGAAAAAATTGGCCATTAGTTATCGATAATGTGATAAATGCTTGTATAACACATAAAGCCAAACTTGTATTTTTGGACAATGTTTATGTGTATGATTATTCGGAAATTCCCCATATGCAAGAGAACTCTACAATGAATCCGTCGTCAGAAAAAGGAAAAGTAAGAATGATTGTGCTCGAAAAATTGATGGCTGCAATGCAGACAAAAGGGTTACCATTAATTATTGCCAGAAGTGCCGATTTTTACGGACCAAATGCTAGAAATGGAATTATTAATACACTTTTGCTAACCCCCATCAAGAAAGGTAAGATGATGATGTGGCAATCTAACGCCAACAAAATTCACTCTTTTACCTACACGCCAGATGCTGCCAAAGCAACAGCTATTTTAGGAAATACAGCAGATGCTTATAATCAGGTTTGGCATTTGCCAACTGCTTTTGAAAAATTACGGGGTAAAGATTTTATAAAAATAGCTGCTGATTTAGCAAACAAAAAACCATCATTTTTTTTGTTAAAACCCTGGTTAATGAAAATTATTGGTTTGTTTGATAAAACAATCAGAAATCTGGTGGAAATGCAATATCAAAATACACAAGATTATTTTTTTGATAGTACTAAGTTTTGTGAAAAATTTAATTTTACACCAACGACTTATAAAGATGGAATGAAAGAAACTTTTGAAAGCATCCAAGCATAG
- a CDS encoding serine hydrolase domain-containing protein: MKPILIILFFPLLIFGQKNATADLAKYMQAQVEINNFSGSVLVMKDGQVLLKRAYGLADYEWKIKNTIDTKFQLASVTKQFTATAILLLIEKGKLSLNDKLSQFLPDYPKADSVTIHMLLSHTSGLAMGFKEIALSSMDKDSAYAEIKKIPYEFSPGAKSGYSNIGYYLLAKIIEKVSGEKYAVFLKKNIFEKVGMNNTGISNNESIVEKKAKAYCHTEHGIIHNPYINWEINLGHDGVYSTVEDLALWDQALYGTDILSTQMKKLMFKPYGTENWGYGFIINPFYNQGRQLIAHDGGFFGTITSFNRFTDDQLFVTVLSNNESFSHIISYGLSAIALGKEVELPYKHHQIEIDTSLYDQYAGKYDQITIVKIDGKLYFNNVEMELIPESKTKFFRKDNNDRTIEFIPDNKGFYTTVILTKGGVKEVITRSK, translated from the coding sequence ATGAAGCCAATTCTAATCATACTGTTTTTTCCACTTCTTATTTTTGGACAGAAAAATGCAACAGCTGATCTTGCGAAATATATGCAAGCTCAGGTTGAAATAAATAATTTCAGTGGAAGTGTCCTTGTAATGAAAGACGGCCAGGTTTTACTAAAGAGAGCGTATGGTTTAGCAGATTACGAATGGAAAATTAAAAACACCATTGATACTAAATTTCAGTTGGCTTCAGTAACAAAACAATTTACCGCCACTGCTATACTTCTATTGATTGAAAAAGGGAAGCTATCCCTTAATGATAAACTAAGTCAATTTCTGCCAGATTACCCCAAGGCCGATAGTGTTACGATTCATATGCTTTTATCACATACCTCAGGGCTGGCTATGGGTTTTAAAGAAATAGCCTTAAGTTCGATGGACAAAGATTCTGCCTATGCCGAAATAAAGAAAATACCTTATGAATTTTCTCCTGGAGCTAAAAGCGGATACAGTAATATTGGCTATTATTTATTGGCTAAGATCATTGAAAAAGTGTCAGGTGAGAAGTACGCCGTTTTCTTAAAGAAAAATATATTTGAAAAAGTGGGGATGAACAATACGGGCATCAGTAATAATGAGTCGATAGTTGAAAAAAAAGCAAAAGCTTACTGCCATACAGAGCATGGGATTATTCATAATCCTTATATCAACTGGGAAATTAATTTAGGACATGATGGTGTGTATTCTACAGTTGAAGATCTGGCCTTATGGGATCAGGCCCTATATGGAACTGATATTCTTTCCACACAGATGAAGAAACTAATGTTTAAGCCCTATGGCACTGAAAATTGGGGATATGGCTTTATCATCAATCCGTTTTACAATCAGGGACGTCAATTAATTGCCCATGACGGGGGCTTTTTTGGTACCATAACTTCCTTTAACCGATTTACGGATGACCAACTTTTTGTGACTGTACTTTCTAATAACGAATCATTTTCCCATATTATAAGTTATGGACTCTCCGCAATTGCATTGGGGAAAGAAGTAGAACTTCCTTACAAACATCATCAAATTGAAATAGATACGAGTTTATATGATCAATATGCAGGTAAATATGATCAAATTACCATAGTGAAAATTGATGGTAAACTTTATTTTAACAATGTTGAAATGGAGCTCATCCCAGAGTCTAAAACCAAATTTTTTAGAAAGGATAATAATGACAGGACCATTGAATTTATTCCAGATAATAAGGGCTTTTATACGACTGTAATTCTAACAAAAGGTGGAGTAAAAGAGGTTATAACAAGGAGTAAATAG
- a CDS encoding helix-turn-helix domain-containing protein — MIYTTFLNIAIFQGIVLGLVILKSSLFNSNSNRYLAYLLFALSFVLLNYVFELEGAFKSYPLLCFLDYIEWIFLLPVFIFLFIINRIDDTVKNRQRTYLYYIPFAYSSTFTILYHINDILGLYKIAGSGIFIINILRLIQLLFAFIIILFPPFYSYFMIRYLKDPQEKKWVITLLTTLYLLLSTWLITYMVGFFFGIDISSTMSGLALSATFIMHWTAYIGIYKYKLAKNKDAVYNLLNQDSVTSHTDLQIVQNVQNNTPQEYKESITADNLYFQKLEALCRDQHIYTDSTLNREKVAEKLSISAGYLSQIVNTITGDNFAHYINQYRVEAVKEMISNSEYENYTLLTMGLESGFTSKTTFYKAFKKVTGQTPNEYKNTLK, encoded by the coding sequence TTGATTTATACAACATTTTTAAATATTGCAATTTTCCAGGGAATAGTCTTAGGCTTAGTTATTTTAAAATCTTCCCTATTCAACAGCAATTCAAATAGATATTTAGCCTACTTGTTATTTGCACTTTCCTTTGTTTTATTGAATTACGTTTTTGAGCTTGAAGGCGCATTTAAATCCTATCCTTTGCTATGCTTTCTGGACTATATTGAGTGGATATTTTTACTACCCGTCTTCATCTTCCTTTTTATAATAAACCGAATTGATGATACTGTAAAGAACAGACAAAGAACTTATTTGTATTACATTCCGTTTGCCTACTCCTCTACTTTTACCATTTTATACCATATTAATGATATTTTAGGACTCTATAAAATCGCAGGTTCTGGTATTTTCATCATCAATATACTTAGACTGATTCAGCTTTTATTTGCTTTTATCATTATCCTTTTTCCTCCTTTTTATTCTTATTTTATGATAAGATACTTAAAAGATCCACAAGAAAAAAAATGGGTAATTACTTTATTAACGACTCTCTATTTATTATTATCTACCTGGCTAATTACCTATATGGTAGGATTCTTTTTTGGAATAGACATTTCCTCTACCATGAGTGGGCTGGCTTTATCGGCAACATTTATCATGCACTGGACAGCCTATATAGGTATTTATAAATACAAGCTTGCCAAAAACAAAGATGCTGTCTATAATCTTTTAAATCAAGATTCAGTTACTTCGCATACGGATTTGCAAATTGTACAGAATGTACAAAATAATACTCCACAAGAATATAAAGAATCGATCACGGCAGATAATCTTTATTTCCAAAAACTGGAAGCTCTTTGCAGAGATCAGCATATTTATACCGACAGTACATTAAACCGAGAAAAAGTTGCTGAAAAACTAAGCATAAGTGCGGGATATCTTTCACAGATTGTAAATACGATAACAGGAGACAACTTTGCCCACTATATCAATCAATATCGAGTGGAGGCTGTTAAGGAAATGATATCAAATTCGGAATATGAAAACTATACTCTGCTGACGATGGGATTAGAGTCTGGGTTTACTTCAAAAACAACTTTTTATAAAGCCTTTAAAAAAGTTACCGGTCAAACTCCAAATGAATATAAAAACACCCTCAAATAA
- a CDS encoding helix-turn-helix domain-containing protein produces MTIKIYKPENLILKKYIECFYILEQTSEETSVTYLTFPSIYTIVTISEKTETQINKNKMTIRYCQSNPIETNLVSNFNEPVLINYEGIINEITTYFKPLGINAFIPNKLRDYAEGSFPDFSPYEDYKETMASILSIKDPDEKIRTIEGYWLSKLRPFENVLLAEVLTEMLSTNNINQSMTKLSYTTGRSRTTINKHFDQHICKTPSQFKKIIRFRAAIQSQLDEKNGVGLSYSVDYFDQSHMIRDFKTLTGFTPKVFFSKITTLEKGVIKWMFI; encoded by the coding sequence ATGACCATAAAAATCTATAAACCAGAAAACCTTATACTAAAAAAGTATATTGAATGCTTTTATATCCTCGAGCAGACTTCTGAAGAGACCTCTGTGACTTATCTTACCTTTCCGAGCATTTATACGATTGTCACTATTAGTGAGAAAACAGAAACCCAGATTAATAAAAATAAAATGACGATCAGATACTGCCAGTCCAATCCAATTGAAACCAATCTGGTAAGCAATTTTAATGAACCGGTATTGATCAATTATGAAGGGATAATCAATGAAATTACGACTTATTTCAAACCATTGGGGATCAATGCTTTTATACCAAATAAATTAAGAGATTACGCGGAAGGAAGCTTTCCAGATTTTAGTCCATACGAGGATTATAAAGAAACCATGGCAAGTATTCTTTCCATAAAAGATCCGGATGAAAAAATAAGGACGATCGAAGGGTATTGGCTTTCAAAACTTCGTCCGTTTGAGAATGTTTTACTGGCGGAGGTACTGACTGAAATGCTCAGTACAAATAATATAAATCAATCTATGACGAAATTGTCTTATACAACGGGCCGGTCCCGAACAACGATCAACAAGCATTTTGATCAGCATATTTGTAAAACACCTTCCCAGTTCAAAAAAATCATCAGATTCAGAGCCGCGATTCAAAGCCAGCTTGATGAGAAGAATGGAGTAGGATTGTCTTATAGTGTAGATTATTTTGATCAGTCCCACATGATCAGGGATTTTAAAACACTAACAGGTTTTACGCCAAAAGTTTTTTTTTCAAAAATAACAACACTTGAAAAAGGTGTTATAAAATGGATGTTTATTTAG
- a CDS encoding alpha/beta hydrolase produces MKKSVKFKALYWDIAADLLFPPDFDENKKYPTIISTHPIGSCKEQTSGNVYGQAFADAGFVVLVPDASFQGESGGDPRFLEDPSFRVEDYSYACDYLVTLPFVDEKRIGVLGICGAGGYSINATMKERRIKAVATVTGANYGRVMREFGDPIANLEAIAEQRTAEARGAALRVDQGLYPTYEMAKEAGADIDLLEATEYYRTSRGESANGVNKTLFSHNAAAITWDAYNLAEKLLTQPLLVIVGRKPGAFGAYRDGFEIIRRAASQKKELVVVDGWSHYDLYDKPEPVAIALDKLIPFYKENL; encoded by the coding sequence ATGAAAAAGTCAGTAAAATTCAAAGCTTTGTATTGGGATATAGCAGCAGACTTATTATTCCCTCCGGATTTTGATGAGAACAAAAAATATCCTACCATCATCAGCACCCATCCTATTGGAAGCTGTAAAGAACAAACTTCAGGAAATGTATATGGCCAGGCATTTGCTGATGCAGGATTTGTGGTCTTGGTTCCGGATGCTTCTTTTCAGGGGGAAAGTGGTGGTGATCCCAGATTTTTAGAAGATCCGTCATTTCGTGTAGAAGATTACAGCTATGCCTGTGATTATCTGGTAACCCTTCCATTCGTAGATGAAAAAAGGATCGGAGTTTTGGGAATCTGCGGTGCAGGAGGCTATTCGATTAATGCCACCATGAAAGAACGTCGTATCAAGGCAGTTGCAACAGTAACCGGAGCTAATTATGGCCGTGTAATGCGTGAATTTGGTGATCCAATCGCTAATCTTGAAGCCATTGCAGAGCAAAGGACAGCAGAGGCCAGAGGTGCTGCTTTAAGAGTTGACCAAGGGCTTTATCCTACTTACGAAATGGCTAAAGAAGCAGGTGCTGATATTGACCTTCTGGAGGCTACTGAATATTACCGTACTTCCCGTGGTGAAAGTGCCAATGGAGTAAACAAAACGTTATTCTCTCATAATGCTGCTGCCATAACCTGGGATGCTTATAATCTGGCTGAAAAACTATTAACCCAGCCGTTACTGGTAATTGTGGGACGTAAACCAGGAGCATTCGGAGCATACAGAGACGGATTTGAGATTATTCGTCGTGCCGCTTCTCAGAAAAAAGAATTAGTAGTGGTTGATGGCTGGTCACATTATGATCTTTATGATAAACCGGAACCGGTAGCAATTGCATTGGATAAGCTAATCCCTTTTTATAAAGAAAACCTATAA
- a CDS encoding OmpA family protein, with product MKKTLIILSIGALLAACNKKAEQKTDTAHDTVALEDSRAAEKSSGGTNDFDINSIPVSTAEVGDLPFFSFPKGLESQNKPVQRSYDMLFFPLNGIMTPIEGKVWKTYVVNEKTNKEDWSLPYFLKSYDDAITKVGGVKIFDGKVSQQELDRIKEDAKYFGEEGSIDYWNEPVKVYVIRRTNGDDIYIQLYGNTSTGGIQILQKAPFKQTISILKSDEIKKELEAKGKAVLHINFDTDKASLQPDGKTAVDEITKVLKNDSNLKLSINGYTDNSGNDAHNLQLSKDRATAVLNAITTSGIDKARLSAEGFGSKNPIADNSSEQGKAQNRRVELVKK from the coding sequence ATGAAGAAGACACTGATTATTCTATCCATAGGCGCTTTGCTTGCTGCCTGTAATAAAAAGGCTGAACAAAAAACAGATACAGCTCACGATACTGTCGCTCTAGAAGATTCCAGGGCAGCAGAAAAATCTTCGGGAGGAACAAATGATTTTGATATCAACTCCATACCGGTTTCTACCGCTGAGGTAGGTGATCTTCCTTTTTTCAGTTTTCCCAAAGGACTGGAATCCCAAAACAAACCGGTACAAAGAAGCTATGATATGCTGTTTTTCCCACTTAACGGCATAATGACGCCCATAGAAGGAAAAGTTTGGAAAACATATGTCGTCAACGAGAAAACTAATAAGGAAGATTGGTCGTTGCCGTATTTTTTGAAAAGCTATGATGACGCTATTACAAAAGTGGGCGGGGTAAAGATATTTGACGGTAAAGTTTCCCAGCAGGAACTTGACAGAATAAAAGAAGACGCAAAATACTTTGGAGAAGAGGGTTCTATAGACTATTGGAATGAACCTGTAAAAGTCTATGTCATCAGAAGAACCAATGGCGATGATATTTATATTCAGCTCTATGGAAATACTTCTACCGGAGGAATACAAATACTCCAGAAAGCACCGTTTAAACAAACAATTTCCATCCTAAAATCTGATGAAATAAAAAAAGAATTAGAGGCAAAAGGCAAAGCTGTATTGCATATTAATTTTGATACCGACAAAGCGAGCTTACAACCCGATGGCAAAACAGCCGTAGATGAAATAACAAAAGTCCTGAAAAACGACAGCAACCTGAAATTATCTATTAACGGCTATACCGATAACAGCGGAAATGATGCCCATAATCTCCAACTCTCAAAAGATCGTGCCACAGCCGTATTGAATGCGATAACCACATCAGGCATCGATAAAGCAAGACTTTCAGCAGAGGGCTTCGGCAGCAAAAATCCGATAGCAGATAACAGTTCTGAACAAGGGAAGGCACAAAACCGTAGAGTGGAGCTGGTGAAAAAGTAA
- a CDS encoding NAD(P)H-binding protein, with protein sequence METTKVLILGAGGAIAQHVIEFLIPNKNILLTLFARNSDHVKEFASSSNIILGDVLNQDDLATAIKESDIVYANLAGQVDKMASVIVSTMEAYAKKRLIFVTSLGIYDEVAGKFGEWNNRMIGSELVRYSKAAHIIEKSSLDYTIVRPSWLTDKNETDYETTQKGEPFMGTEVSRKAIAYYITHIIEHPEKDVRASVGVNKPGVYGNKPSFY encoded by the coding sequence ATGGAGACCACAAAAGTTTTAATATTGGGTGCAGGTGGGGCTATTGCCCAACATGTCATTGAATTTCTTATCCCCAATAAAAATATTTTATTGACATTATTTGCCCGCAATTCAGATCATGTTAAGGAATTTGCTTCATCCTCAAACATTATTCTTGGTGATGTTCTCAATCAGGATGACCTTGCAACAGCCATAAAAGAAAGTGATATTGTATATGCCAATCTTGCCGGACAAGTGGATAAAATGGCTTCAGTAATCGTAAGCACCATGGAAGCTTATGCTAAAAAGCGTCTTATTTTCGTAACCTCCCTTGGAATCTATGATGAAGTTGCCGGTAAGTTTGGAGAATGGAATAACCGAATGATTGGCTCTGAATTGGTTAGATACAGTAAAGCAGCTCACATTATTGAAAAGTCGAGTCTTGATTACACCATCGTCCGTCCTTCATGGTTAACGGATAAAAATGAGACGGATTATGAAACAACACAAAAAGGAGAACCTTTTATGGGAACAGAAGTATCCCGAAAAGCAATAGCTTATTATATTACCCATATTATTGAACATCCTGAAAAAGATGTACGAGCCAGTGTAGGGGTCAACAAACCTGGTGTTTATGGCAATAAGCCGTCATTTTATTAA
- a CDS encoding helix-turn-helix domain-containing protein: MMKSYNIPSFLKYINVQSSTSDAIQVIHYDEHENILLKSPPVELEFYVIAIKNNIAVQPPVEEMSSSCLFLDKPGNNMEWDLEHPFIGYGIFVNPKLLHKFAKDYTFTGYTRHEALFLTDRESKVLYDLFIKAYEEYQREDFSQDVLVSYAVLILSYTQNFYERQFESRSKVYNKVVADFYKDLDWYFGKDNNIDTFPSVAYFAERAHLSVNYFGDVIKHFTGQSPIEHIHQYIIQSAKAKLRDTNLSINEIAYSLGFEYPTYFTRFFRKKTGISPKVFRNQ; this comes from the coding sequence ATGATGAAGTCCTATAACATCCCATCCTTTTTAAAATACATTAATGTACAAAGCTCCACTAGTGATGCTATTCAGGTGATTCATTATGATGAGCACGAGAATATCCTTTTAAAATCTCCCCCTGTAGAACTGGAGTTCTATGTAATAGCCATCAAAAACAATATTGCAGTGCAGCCCCCTGTTGAAGAAATGTCTAGCTCCTGCTTGTTTCTGGATAAACCGGGAAATAATATGGAATGGGATCTGGAACACCCTTTTATAGGATATGGAATTTTCGTCAACCCTAAACTGCTTCATAAATTTGCAAAAGATTATACATTTACCGGTTATACACGCCATGAAGCCTTATTTCTGACAGACCGTGAGAGTAAGGTCTTATATGATCTTTTTATAAAAGCCTATGAAGAATATCAGCGGGAAGATTTTTCTCAGGATGTTTTGGTTTCTTATGCTGTTCTCATTCTTTCCTATACCCAAAACTTTTATGAACGTCAGTTTGAATCAAGAAGCAAAGTTTACAATAAAGTAGTGGCTGATTTTTATAAAGACCTGGACTGGTATTTTGGAAAAGATAACAATATAGATACATTTCCTTCCGTTGCTTATTTCGCAGAAAGGGCTCATCTTTCTGTCAATTATTTTGGAGATGTAATTAAACATTTTACGGGACAATCCCCAATAGAACATATCCATCAGTATATCATACAATCAGCAAAGGCTAAATTACGCGATACAAACCTTAGTATTAATGAAATAGCGTACAGTTTAGGCTTTGAATACCCCACATATTTTACCCGTTTCTTCCGTAAAAAAACAGGAATTTCTCCCAAGGTATTCAGAAATCAGTAA
- a CDS encoding Crp/Fnr family transcriptional regulator: protein MKNFHQLLSSYGTISEEDALNFYSYFKHKQFKKNTILLEKESVSFEAFFVLKGALRQYFYTEKGTERTCNFSFENEFSTDLESFSKKCKSSTSIICLEETECMVISCDDLMLCLQKFPAIATYFNNLVETITLQNIKKIQSLLSKTPEEQFEEILEKMPKLLQRVPQRYIAQYIGVEPESLSRIRKRSLNTLKS, encoded by the coding sequence ATGAAAAATTTTCATCAACTCCTTTCAAGTTACGGAACAATTTCCGAAGAAGATGCATTGAATTTTTATTCTTATTTTAAACATAAACAATTTAAAAAGAATACTATTCTGTTGGAAAAAGAAAGTGTTTCTTTTGAAGCTTTTTTTGTTTTAAAAGGAGCTTTACGGCAATATTTTTATACAGAAAAAGGAACTGAAAGAACCTGTAATTTTTCTTTTGAAAATGAGTTTTCTACTGACTTAGAAAGCTTTTCAAAAAAATGTAAATCTTCCACCAGCATCATTTGTTTGGAAGAAACAGAATGCATGGTTATTTCTTGTGATGATTTGATGCTTTGCTTGCAAAAATTCCCTGCAATTGCAACGTATTTCAATAATTTGGTGGAAACCATAACGCTTCAAAATATCAAAAAAATTCAGTCTTTATTATCTAAAACACCGGAAGAGCAATTCGAAGAAATACTTGAAAAAATGCCCAAGCTCCTCCAGCGCGTCCCTCAACGGTATATCGCACAATATATTGGTGTAGAACCGGAAAGTTTAAGCCGAATCCGTAAACGTAGTTTAAATACCTTAAAATCTTAA